A segment of the Halovivax limisalsi genome:
GGGCCGCTGGCACCGAACGAGACGGCGACCGGCACGTTCGACGCGACGGCGGACGAGAGCGGGACGCTCTCGGTCGCCGTCGACCCGTCCGGCGCGGGCGGGACCGACGTGCTCGCCGAACGGGAGGGCTGGTTGCCGAGTGAGACGTCCCTCACGACCGGCACCCCGGCCCTGCGGATCGACGACGTCGAGACGACCGTTGCCGCGGCGAACGCGAGCAACGGGACGATCACGGTCACCGTCGCGAACGGGGGCGACATCCCGGCCGAGTCCGTGCCGGTCGCACTCGAGTACGGCAACGAGACGTTCGATCTCGCGGTCGATGCGGTGCCGGTCGACGGCACTGCGACGGCGAACCTCACCGTCGATCCGACGTCGGTGAACGCCTCGGCCGTCGGACGGTTCGTCATCGACCCCGCGGGCGATCTCGACCCGGCGGCGATCGCGAACCGGACGCTCAGAACGCCCCTCTTCGCCGCCGATCTGGCGGTCGACGGGCCGGCAGGTTACGTCGAGGCTGACGGCCGACTCGAGGCGAGGATCGACGTCGCCAACCGCGGATCGCTGCCGACGACCGCGACGGTCAGGGCCGTCGAGGTCGATTCCGCGGGCAACGAGACCGTGGAATACGGTAACGCCACCGTCGAACTCGACGGAACGGGGCCGTCGGAGACGACGTTCGAGCGCGTCTCGATTCCGCTTTCGGGTCTCCAGGACGGCGACCCCGTCCGATTCGTCGCCGACTCCTCGGCGGTCGAGACCGACCGCTCGTCGGCGGTGTTCGAGGACGAGGTCGGGCCGGTCGTTCCGGAACACGGGTCGGTCTCGATCGACGTGATCGATCACCATGGCGACCCGCTCGCCCACGCTGGGGTGTTCGTCGACGGGGTCGGCGAGGCGACCGCCGAAAATGGCACGGCCGCGTTTCGGGCCCCGGCGGGCAACCGGACCCTCTCGGTCGATCGCGACGGATTCCAGCCGGTCGAGCGACCGCTCACGGTCGATCCCGACGACGTGACCGAGGCGACGGTCGAACTCGCGCCCGTCGTCGAACTCGCGTCCGTGGAGATTCCGGAGACGGTCACCGTCGGCGAATCGGTCGCGGTGAACGCGACGCTGGCCAATCCCAGCGAGACGAACCTGACCGATACCGTCTCGCTCGCGATCGACGACGACGTCGTCGCCGAGACGGTCGCCGAGGTCGAGGCGGGATCGACGGCGACGGTCGCGCTGTCCTGGACTCCCGCCGAGGCCGAAGCCGGCAACGTCACCGCGACGATCGCGACGACGACCGACGCGGTGACCGAACCCATCACCGTCGAACGGGCGCCGACGTTCGACGTCGAGATCGTCGGGACCAACGCGCCGGTGACCGAAGGCGACGACCTCGTCGTGGACGTCGCGATCGAATCCGACCAGCCGAACGCTTCGGTCGAAGGCGGGCCGACTGATCAGGAGATCGAACTCGTCGACTTCGACGGGACGGTCGTGGACGCGACCGTCGTCGAGCTGGAGCCGGGCAACTCGACCCAGCGCTCGCTCGTCTGGGAGACTGCGGCGGGCGACGCCGGCACCGGCACCGTGACCGTCAGCAGCGAGGACGATACCGCTACCGCCTCCGTCGCGATCGAGGCCGAGGCGGGCGTCGTCGAACTCGGCAATGAAAGCGTCGCCGCGGGGGAGGTCGCGACGATTCCCCTCGAAACGGATCGCGACGGTATCACGGGGTACGCCGCCGAAATCCACTACGACGCAGACGTCGTCGCGTTCGAGAACGCGACCGGCGTCGACCTGGCCGACCCCGCCGTTGAGGCGGGCAACGGCGTGGTCACCCTGACCGTCAGCGGGGACGACGCCGTCGATGCGCCGACCGTGGCCTCCCTCTCGTTCGAGGCCGTCGGTGCGGCCGGCAATTCGACCGCCCTCTCCTTCGAGGCGGCCGCCACCGAGCTTCGGGCCGGCTCCGTCACCATCCAGCCCGACGTGTATCGGTCGGGTGCGATCGGGATCGAGACGGCCTGTTCGACCCCGGGTGACGTGGACGACGACGGAACGGTCACGTCGCTCGACGCGACGCTAACCCTGCGTCACATCGCGGGACTCGATCCGGCGGGCTTCGTCAACCCGGCGTGTGCGGACCTGACGGGAGACGGCGAGATCACCCCGGCCGACGTGACCGCCATTCACCAGCGGATCGTCGGCATCGGGGGCTGATCACCAGGCCCTTATCTGGACGATCACGACTCTGCTGCCCCGTTGTTCTCTTTGACGGACACCGCCTCGCGGCGGCCGGCGGCCACCGTCGGCTGGTGGTCCGGAGATCAGCTCGATCCGCTCGCGCCATCCGGCCGGTCGCCACCGTCGAGCACCGTTTCGCGCCAGCGATCGAGATCCACCGCGACGAGGGAGGTAAGCGTCGACTGCTGGTGCTCGGGAAGGATCCGACACGCTCGCTCGTACGCGATTCGGCGTTCGACCAGCCTGTCGATCGCCTCGTTCGTGCCGGCCAGGGCGAACAGGTTCCACCCCTCGGTCTCGCCGCCGCCGTACTGTTCGCCGTCGAGGAGAAACTGCTCGAACGCGAAGAACGATCGACCGATGCGCTCTGCCCGTTCAACCGTCGGGGTCGGTTCGTCGCCGAGGACGGCACACAACCCCGTGAGAAACCCGAACAGGTCGCCCTGCCGTTCGACGATCTCGAGGTACGGATCGAGACCTGGATCGGTCAACACGCCGGCCAGCGGCGCTTCCATCAGCCCCATCCCCAGCTCCGTCCAGTACTCGACGGCGTCGTCGCCGAGCCGGTGGACGAGCCGCGCACAGAGCGGAAACATGACCTGCCAGGTGGCGACGACTTCCCCGCGCGCACCGTCGGCGACGTCGCCGTCGACGACGTCGTCGAAGATGTCGTAGTATTCGTTGATGCAGAGCGAAAACCCCAGCACGGTGTCCCGGGGCTGGCCGTCGACGCCGAACGCCCGAGCCAGCCCGTCGACCAGAAACGCGACTTCCCACTTCGGTCGACGCCGCCGCTTCGGGAGCGCGTCGTTGGGGGTGAACGCGAGCAATTCGACCTGTTCCCGCAGCGGCTCGTGGGGAATCTCCGCGAGCAGGGCGGAGACGATGCGATCCAGGTCCTCCTCGAGGGCGTCGCGACGCTCGTCGAGACACCGCCGATCGGCTGCGGGCAGATCCATCGGGCGCTGTAACATCGCGAACTGTTGTTCGGTGGCTTCCTCGTCGGTTTCGCGCTCCCGAGCGGGCGACGCCGGCCGGTGGCACGTGCGACCGTGATACCGGTCGGCGAACCGAGAACGGGCACAGCGCGTCGATTGTCGACGAGATCGCCTCGTCGTCCGAACGGTCGTTCGGCCCGGTATTGCGTCGCCGCGTCGGTCAGGCGTCCGATTCGTTCGCGTGGCGGATCACCAGTTTGAGCACGTACAGCACAGCCAGCACTCGTGGCTGTCACAGTAGACCGTGCCGTCGCTGCAGGTCTTGTGCGCCAGGTATTTACTGTTCATGTCGTCGTAATCGCTGCAGTACCGACCGCAATCACAGTCGTTGCTCCCACAGCGCTCGGTCCAGCCGGAACACCCGTTACAGTCCATCGGCTCGGCGTCGGCCTTCCTGGTCCAGCCGTCGTACTCGGGACTGAGAACGAGCCGTTCGCCGCCCCGATCGGCGACGGCACCGGCGATCCCGGCTTCCGGGAACAGTCTGACGGTGATCGGTCCGTCGAACCTGTCGCTCTCCAGTTTGGCGACGAATCCCGCGACTCGCCCGTGCTCTTTGTGTTGTGCCTCGACGGTCGTGAGCACGTCGAGGCCGGTCGTCTGTTCGGCCGTCACGCGATCGACGCGCAGCGCGTCGAACTCGGCCGACTCGATGTGCCCGCGGTCTGCGAGTTGTTCGAGCAGTTTCCGTCCGCGCTCGGAGCGAAACGCCCGCCGAGCTCGCGACTGGGTGGCGTTGGTCTTGATGAACGCGGTGGGTTCGTCCGGGGCGGCTGCGACGGACCCGGCTGCCGCCGTTCCGGTCACCGCAGCGCCTGTCGCCCCGATCGAGCGCAGCACGCTCCGTCGGGCCGGTCGTTTCTCCCCGGTGCCGTCGTCGACATCGCTTCGGGACATGGTCCATGTGGATTACCACTGGTCTTCCGTAAAAATTTAACGAATGACGTTGCTGAACCGATATCGCCGTCGCGATCAGTACACGACGGGTGGATTTCGATGACGAGAACGCAGACGCGGCCGCTGTTCGCACAACGCTGCTCGAACGCGTCCCGTCGCCGAGACGATCACATCCGAAGGGCCTGCGCGTGGACGGTCTCGCCGACCTCCAGCACGTTGGCCTCGTCGACGATGCCGACGTCGACGGCCACCTCGATCGCGAGGTGGCCGACGAGGTTGGCGACGTCGGCCCGCGCGAGGGCGTCGCGGGCGGTCGCCAGGTCGACCGGGTCGCTGCCGTAGAACTCCTCGGTGACGGTCAGCGAAATCCCGTCCGCCTCGAACGTCTCGCCGAGGACCTCGGTGTCGCAGGCGGCGACGAGTACGCCTTTGGGCGTCCGGCGCTCGGTGAGAATCAGCGACGGGGACCCCGATCCGTCGCTCATTCGTCGAGCCGGGCGGCGTCCTGTTCGTCGTCGATCAGTCGCTGCTCGGCTTCCTCCCGGCGCTGGTCGGCCTCCTCGCTGACGCGCTCGGCCTCGTCGTACTCGCCCAGGTCCTCGAGGATGCGGGCCTTCTCCTCGAGTACCTGCGACGTGCGCATACCCAGCCTGATCGCGTTGTCGATGCAGCGAAGCGCCTCGTCCGAGAGGCCGCGTTCCTGGAGGAAAAAGGCGCGATTGTACCAGCCCTCGGCGAAGCGCGGATCGCGCTCGACGGCCCGTTCGGCGTGTTCGAGCGCCTGGGCGGTCTCTCCGTACTCCCAGAGGGCGAAGGCGAGGTTGCTCTCGGCGGTCGCGGCGTGTTCGCTCGCCGAGCGCGTGTTCGAGGTCTCGTCCTCGCTCGTCTCGACCTCGGTCGCCTCGACGACGTTGATCGCCTCGCGGTAGGCGCCGATGGCCTCGTCCCACTCCGCTAACTCGGCGTGGGCGACGCCCTTGTTCGTCCAGGCCTCCTGGGCGAGCCGATCGTCCTCGGTAAAGCGCGCCGCGCGCTCGAAGGCCTCCGTCGCCTGCTCGAAGCGGTTGATCTGCATGTAGTTGAGGCCGACGTCGAGCAACTCTTCGGACTCGACGTCCTCGGTCGAGAGCTGTCGCTCGTCGAGCAGGTCCGAGACGGCCCGGGAGTCGACCGGGTCGACCTTCCCGGGGTCGACGGCGAGTTCCGGGGGATCGAGGTCGAACTCGTCGTAAGACTCGTCGAAGCCGGCGCCCTCGGAGAAGCGATGCCGGTCGTCTCCCTCGTCGTCGGTCATTATCGCGCCGTAGGCGGCCCGGCGGGTTAAGACCTGCGACACGATGGGTCGTCCGTCTGGACCGGCGGCGGTGCGTTCAAGCGCGTCGCGGTCGAACGCGCTCACATGCGACTGTTCGTCAGCGTCGACCTCCCCGACGCTCTCGCGCCGGCGATCGCCGACGTTCAGGACGCGTTTTCGGCCGCGTCGGGGCTGTCGTTCACCGACCCCGAACAGGCTCACGTGACCGTGAAGTTCCTCGGCGAGGTCGACCCGGCGCGCGTCTCGACGATCGAACGCGAACTGGCCGCGGCCGTCGAGGACGCCGGCGTCTCCCCCTCTGCCGCCACCTTCGGCGGCCTCGGCGTCTTTCCGGATCTCTCGTACATCTCGGTGCTCTGGTTAGGTGTCGAAGACGGTGGGCGGGAACTCACCGAGTTGCACGAGGCGGTCGAAGCCCGGACGACGGCGATGGGATTCGACCCGGAATCGCACGACTTCATGCCCCACGTCACGCTCGCCCGGATGGAACACGCCGGCGGTAAGGACCTCGTCCAGGAGCTGGTCACCGACTGGGAGCCGATCGACTCCGACGCGCTCGCGGCCCAGCACCCGGGCGAGCGCGGACCGATCGTCGGCGAGGCGACCGTCTCGGAATTGCGCCTGAAAGAGAGTACGCTGACGCCGGACGGTCCCGTGTACGAGACCGTTTCGTCGGTTTCGCTCGAGTGAGCGACGCGGGCTGACGGCGCACGGTCGCCTCGGCGTGCGCCCGCGTGGATTCGGTCGCGTCCCGTCCAGAGTATCGTCCGTTCCGTCGCGCTGCGACCTGTTCGTTCTCCGTACCCGGAGAATTCACCCCGCGACGAGACGGTAATCCCGTTGTACCGGTGCAGGGATAAAGCAACTCGCCGGTGTCGGGTTCCCCGGCATGGGGGCGCGTGAGACGGATCCATCGGGCGCGACGAGGGGCGGCGACGAGGGCGGCAGCACCGAGACGGAGAGCGATCGAGCGACGGCTGCCGACTGGGCGCACGACGGCCAGAAAACGATCGGTGACGGCGAGGCCGAAGCTGACTCGCCGCCGCGGTGCTGCTCTCGTCGGACCGTCCTCGGCGCGGTGGCCGGGACGACGGGGATCGTGGCGCCGGGGGCCGGCTCGGCCGCGGCAGCGTCGGAGGAAGCGGCCGCGACACTCTCCGTCCGGCTGTACGCGGGCCCGACGCCGGTGTACGGCCGGTTGCGCGACGGCCCCGGCGCGCTGGGTTCGGACTGGACGAGCGCGCACGAAGCCGCCGCGACGGCGATCGAAGCCGCGCTCGGCGAGATCAAGGCGTACGCGAGCGACACCGGCCGCGAGTGGCTCGACGTCGCGGTCGATCGCGGCTCGTCCGTCGGTCCCCCGTTCGCGGTGCCGTCGCCACTCGACGCCGTCGTGCCGGCAGAACGGCTCTACGATCGGTTTCGGGGGGCGGTCGAGTCGGCCGGCGATGCGGACGCGCCCGTGTGTCACCTACTGCTGTGGTGGGGGCCGTTCGACTACCAGCTCGGCTACGGGCGGGTGCTGCCGGACGCGGCGCCCGTCGGGATGGGCGATCAGCGGTCCTCGTTCGCGGTGGTCAACGTCGGCGCGACCGAGGGCTGGGACGGCCGCGCGGTGACGAAGAACATGGCGATTCACGAGGCGCTTCACGCCTTTCTCTCCGAGCCCGACGCCGAGGCGGTCGCTGGGGCCCCGTGCGAGCACGCGCTCGGGTCGGTCGCGGCGCCGGAACCGGACGTCCGCGTCGTCTCCCCGATGGCGACGGCCTACGCCGGTCGCTCGGAACGGATCGACCCGCTTCGGCGCCTCGGCGGCGGCCTCGCGGGAACCGCGCCCGGAGACACGCGCTGGCCCGGACGCGGCTGCGTTGAGAGGCGACCGGCAAGGGCGGAACCCGAGTCGGACGGTGCGGTAGCCTGGCGCCACGAGACGGCGCTCTCGGCGGCGACGACGGCGGCGGTCTGCCGGTACGCAGACCGAGTGCTGCGATGAACCAGCGAACGCGCACACGACGCCGCTCGACCGAATGCT
Coding sequences within it:
- a CDS encoding DUF424 domain-containing protein, translating into MILTERRTPKGVLVAACDTEVLGETFEADGISLTVTEEFYGSDPVDLATARDALARADVANLVGHLAIEVAVDVGIVDEANVLEVGETVHAQALRM
- a CDS encoding tetratricopeptide repeat protein: MTDDEGDDRHRFSEGAGFDESYDEFDLDPPELAVDPGKVDPVDSRAVSDLLDERQLSTEDVESEELLDVGLNYMQINRFEQATEAFERAARFTEDDRLAQEAWTNKGVAHAELAEWDEAIGAYREAINVVEATEVETSEDETSNTRSASEHAATAESNLAFALWEYGETAQALEHAERAVERDPRFAEGWYNRAFFLQERGLSDEALRCIDNAIRLGMRTSQVLEEKARILEDLGEYDEAERVSEEADQRREEAEQRLIDDEQDAARLDE
- the thpR gene encoding RNA 2',3'-cyclic phosphodiesterase, which translates into the protein MRLFVSVDLPDALAPAIADVQDAFSAASGLSFTDPEQAHVTVKFLGEVDPARVSTIERELAAAVEDAGVSPSAATFGGLGVFPDLSYISVLWLGVEDGGRELTELHEAVEARTTAMGFDPESHDFMPHVTLARMEHAGGKDLVQELVTDWEPIDSDALAAQHPGERGPIVGEATVSELRLKESTLTPDGPVYETVSSVSLE